The DNA sequence AAAAATCTCTAAGTTTTACATATTGATCAAAATAAGCTAAACTAACTGTCATCACATGTGTTTTTGGATTAAAGTTAGCAATTATAATATCTAACTTACCATCGTTATCTAAATTTTTTATTTTTACTTTCATCTCTGTAAAATCATCTTTATTCTCTATCCAACTTGGATCAAACTTAGTTAGTCTAATTATTTTATTTTCCTTAAATTTATAAACTTCCATTATAGTTTTATTATCTTTTTTACTTAATAATATAATTTCTTTATATCCATCATTATCTAAATCAAAAAAATTGGCGTATTCTATACTATCTCCATCAACAAGGTGGCTATCTATAATATTTTTCCCATTATTTAATAATACAGAAAATCCAACTTTATTATTTACTTCATTAAAATTTTCTTGTTTTTGAAACACAACAATTTCATCTGACCCATTATTATCTAAGTCTACAGTATTTATAGTTGCAACTTCTGAGGAATTTTTAGGTAATAAAATACTCGATCCTTTTCCTAATGTTGCATTTATACTTTTATATAAATTAGCTTCTTGTTCATTGTGTATAGGTTTCTTTATTAACTGTTCAGGAGACTCTGTACTAGTACATCCCACATTCAAAAAACCAGTACATAAGACTATTACAATTAATTTAAATAACTTCATTTATTTCCCCTCTCTAGTTTTTAGATAAGCTTCAAATTTTTTTATATTTTCTAACTCTTTTTGTCTTATTTCTGTTGTTATGTTTCCTCTTCCCAACCTATCAGCTTTAGATAAGAGTAAAACATCATTATAATTTATTTCTTTAATCATATTTTCACAATCTAAAAAAGGTAAATTTTTATCAAAGAATAGAGGTTGCATATGAAACTTCACCAACTTTGAAATTTTATATTTTAAATTTTCATTATCTGTTAGCTTGTCCATAATTTGCTTTGATATTTTTTCTCCTTCAATATCATGATTATATGATGTTATTCTTCCCTTTCTCACTCTTGTGGTTGTAAGCTTTCCAATGTCATGAAGTAATGCAGCCCACATAAAAGCTAATTTATCACTTGAAAAATCTTTAATTTGTGCAGCTTCATCTAAAACCATAAAAACATGATTCAAAACATTTCCTTCTGGGTGATACTTTTTATTTTGTTCTATTAAACTAAGATTAAAAAGCTTATTTTCTAAATCCGTGTTAAGTTTTTCTTTCGATAATAATCTTTTAATATATTCTGATGGGTTTTTATCACTCACAAGATGTTTACTTATTTCATTAAAAATTAAATTATTTTCCATATTATCCACGCCCTTATTTTTATTTAGTATTTTAACAAGAGCTTAGTAAACACTAAGCTCTTATTTAATTAAAGTTCTTCCTCACTATTTGATGATTGTTCAACCTCTTGGTTAGTATTTTCTACTGGTTCAGTTTTTATAACTTTATCCTCTTTTAATCTTCTAACTTGCTTAGTGGATTTTTTGGCTTTTGGAAATAAATTAAAATTTAACTTTAAACCACCTTTTCTAGGCTTTTTATTTGTATTTTCATTTATACCAAATTCATCTTTTTCATCTTCTGGAACTAGATCATTTAAAACTATTTCAGCCTCTCTGTCTTCCTTATCCATAATTTCATTTGGTATATAGTCTTCTTTTAAAGTTTCTATTTCTTTTTTTTGTTTATTTTTATTTACTCTTTTTTTTGTTTTTGTCTTATTTGATTTTTTTGTTGGCATTATCTTAACCCTCCTAAAATTTATTTACACAGTATATATATATTTAAGAGGGCTTGTAATTATTTGTTATTATTTATATATTTTGGTGGCTTTGGACCTATATATTGATAGATATATGTCTTTAATCTACCATTGTATAATTTTCTTTTTTTATTAGCTTTTTTATTAAAAGCATCCTCAAAATCTTCATATGAAGTTAACATATAATAAGACCAAGTTTTAAGTTCTTTAAACGCATAACCCAAATCTTTATATAATTTTTTTACAGTTGGCTTATCTTCTAGTCTTTCTCCATAAGGAGGATTTGTTATTATAAATCCGAACTTTTCTTCGCTTTCAAAGTTTTTAGCATTAAACACCTTAAACTCCACATAGTCTTCTACACCTGCAAGTTCTGCATTTTTACGAGCTATCATAACAGCTTCTTTATCAATATCATATCCATAAATCTTAAAATCTAAGTCAGTGTTCATCTTATCAAAAGCTTCTTTTCTAACATCCCACCATATTTTTTTATCCATAGTTGTCCAGTTTTCAGCTATAAATTCACGATTTAATCCAGGTGCCATGTTAAGTCCAAGCATAGCAGCTTCTATAACTATTGTTCCAGAACCACACATTGGATCTACTAATATCCTTCCAGGTTGCCAAGGAGTTAATTGAACCATTGCCGATGCCATAGTTTCCCTTAATGGTGCTTTAGTTGAAACTTCTCTGTATCCTCTTTTATGAAGCGCCATACCACTTGTATCTATAGCTAATGTAACAATATCTTTATGAATAAAAACTTGTATTGGATATTTTTCTTTCGTTTCTGGTAACATTCCATCTTCTTCATAACTTATTTTTAAACTCTCAACTACTGCTTTTTTTACTATTGCTTGAATATCTGAAGTTGAAAATAACTTAGATTTTATAGATGATGCTTTAGCAACTGGAAACTCACCACCATAAGGAATATATTTAGACCAGTTAATAGCTTTTGTATTTTCAAATAAATCATTAAAAGTTTTAGCCTCAAATTCAGCAACTTTTAAAAGTACCCTTTCAGCCGTTCTTAACCATATATTAGATGTAGCAATACCTTTTTCATCAGTTCTATATGTTACTCTTCCATCTTCTGTTTTTATTATTTCATATCCTAAATTTGTTATTTCGTTTTTAAGAATTTTTTCTATTCCAAAAAAACAAGGTGTTATTAATGTATAATTTTTCATGCCTTCCTCCTAGTTCTTAATTTCATCATTCATGCTCCCCATCTTATAGCCTATTAAGTCTAGAGTCACATATTTAAATCCAATTTCAATTAGTTTATTATGAGTCTCTTTTAATAAGTCATTGTTAAAAAATTTATGTATCTCACTTTCTTCAACTTCTATTCTAGCTAACTCATTATGAGTTCTTACTCTATATTGTCTAAATCCTAAGTCTTGTAAATAATTTTCGCTTTCTTCTATCCTTCTAAGCTTTTCATTTGTTATAGCCTCTCCATAAGGTATTCTAGTAGCTAAACAAGCAAATGCAGGTTTATTAAATGTAGGTACATCTAATTCTTTAGACAATTTTCTTATATCTTCTTTAGTCATAAAACTATCTTTAAGTGGACTTTGTACTCCTAATTCTTCTAATGCCTTCAATCCAGGTCTATAATCACTTAAATCATCTAAGTTAGTACCATCTAAAATATAGTCTATATTATTTTTATCAGCGATATTCTTCATCTTTGTAAATATAGCTTTTTTGCAATAATAACATCTTTTTGTATCATTATTTATAAATTCATCTATATTAAACTCTTCTAATTTTAATACTATGTGTTTTATACCTAAGACTTTTGCATAAGCTTTTGCTTCTTCTATTTCTCTATTTGAATGCATCATTGCATGTATTGTTACAGCTATGCAGCTTTCACCTAATGTATCTTTTGCTACTTTTAATAAAAATGTACTATCTACTCCTCCTGAAAATGCAACTAATACACTTCCAAGTTCCTTAAGTCTATCTTTTAATATATCTAGTTTTTTTGAAGTATCCAATTCCCCATACCTCCCCCATTTTCTAATACCTTTAATTATATACAATATATAGTTTTTAATCAAACATTTTAGAATATGTATCGATATTGTAATTTTTTAGTTATATTTGAGTTTTTTTGATGTTTGTTATATTATATTTTTACATAAAGGGGGAGATTTTGTGAGAATAGAATTTAAACATCTAGAAGATTTGCTTAGATGTAATAAAAATATAAAAATTGAATTTATAGATAATTCTAATATTTTGGAAATTAAAAATTTATCAACTGTAATTGCTAAAATAGAATTTCATAATAACAATTTAGAAGAGAATAGTGAGTATATATATAATACACTAGTAAACTTGGAAAATATTACTCTATATATTCCTAAAATATATGATAAATAATAAAAAAAATGTGATTAGCTAATGCTAATCACATTTTTATAATAACTTTTCTTTCCATTCTTCTTCTTTAAAACCTATTAATAAATTTTTACCATCAAAAGCTATAGGTCTTTTTATAAGCATTCCATCACTTGATAAAATATCTAGTAATTCATCCTCGCTTGCAGTTTTTACCACATCTTTAAGTCCTAATTCTCTATATTTTACTCCACTTGTATTAAAGAACTTTTTAATCTCATACTCTCCAGTATCATACATTTGTTTTAATTCTTCTTTACTTGGAGGATTTTTTACAATTTCAATTTCTTCAAATTGTATATTATTTTCATTAAGCCAAGCCTTGGCTTTTCTAACAGTAGATCATCTAGAATATCCATAGAATTTTAACATTTTATCACTTTCCTTTTTCTTTTCTTATATTATTACACTAATTTAGAAAGTTTAAAACATTTTTATTAATTCCATGGAACAACTTCAACCTCGCCATACCATCTATCCTTTAGTCGATTTGAATATTCTCCTTTGTAATTAATTATATATAATACAACTAACTCTACATATCGAGTACCTATTTGAAGTATATCCCGCATATTTTCAACAGTTAAATTGGCTCTTTTATTTTTTCTAGTCGGATGTACTATATTATTTCTAAAATATGTAAATATATCAATACCATCATCAAATTTGCTTTGTATATATTCATTAAAAATAATAAGTTCTTCTTTACCATAATTTATATTACAAATCTCTAAAAGCATTCTGATATTATCAGATGCTGTATTTTTTTCAAATTCTATATCATTTAATATTTTAGCTTTTTCAACTATTACTACATATGATAATGTTTCTAGTGCTATCTGAATAGAAATAACATTATTTTCTATATTTATATTATCTAAAGATTCTATATACCAATCAATAACATGCTTTAAAGCTTGTCCATAATAATCATCATGTAGCTTTTTACACATTAAACTTATGTACTTTTCAATATTATGATGATTTACTACTGTATCCGACCACGTAGGAACATATTTAAAAGGAGTTGTTATTGATTCTTTCCATAGTCTAAAATTATTTTTGTCATCTTTATATCCCATTACCAAACAAATTCCAATATACCTACCCGATAAAAAATTTAATGCGTCTGAAATTTCATCTAATAATTTAAATACATAACTAGATTTAAATGCTTTATTGTCTTTTCTTCTTATTCGTCCTACATGTGTTATTATACTTCCATTTTTCTCTCTTAATTCTTCATATAACTCTTTATTGTAATCATATCGCTTATCTATTATGATTTCATATCCACTTACTTCAAAATTTATTCTTCCTGCAAATAATTTATCATCATATTTTATTAATTTACCTTGCTTTTTATCAAAATTCACAATATGAAAATCTAAATAGTCCACAAACTTATTTTTAGACTTTATAACCCCACTACTTGCATATCCGTAAATATTATTTTTATGTATATTGTTTATAGTCACATTAATAGGTTGATATCCATGCAACTCTATAATTGCTTCTAAATATTTCTTTTTTATAATTTCTAAATGCTCACTTTTGCATCCTATTATTTTAGCTTCAAAATTTATAAATGTAGGAGAACTAATTTTATAGTAAATCCGACCCTTACATTTATATAGCTTATCTAGGTAAATGCAAAAATTCCCTTCATGAATAACTATATCCTCATCAATACCATAATTTAGGTATTTAGAGGATATAGCTTCTTTTACTACCTTCATTTTTTAGCCCACCTTCATTAAACATAGTTGTCTTAATATTATATCACATTTGATAAATAAAAAAGTATTTTATCTAAATATTTTAGATTATGAAGCTTTTAATTAAATTTATAAATTTATATTATTTAAAATATATTTTATACTTATATAAATCACTGACTACATATTCTTCTTTTAAAATTGAATATAGCTTTAAATCTACATAAGATTGTTTATGAAGCTTTTCTTCTCTAAGTATTGCATCTAACTTCATATTTGCTTTTAACATAACATTTTCAGAAGCTACATTTTTACTAATACATCTAGCTTCTATTTTATTTAAATTCATATAATTAAATGCAAAGTCAACTACCACTTTCAAAGCTTCTGTAGCTATTCCCTTTCTCCAATGCTTATCACTTAGTATATAACCAACTTCAGCTTTTCTATTTTGACTATCACATTTTGAAAAGCCGCAAATACCAATCATTTCATCATTTTCTTTTAATGATATTGCCCATGGAGTAGGTCTATTATTTTTATATCCGTCTATCATAAAATTTATCATTTTTTCTACAACTTTAATATCTTGAATTTTATCTATAATCATATATCTTGTTACATTATCATTTGATAAAAAAGAAAAAAGTTGTTCTAAATCATTTTGATTTATCTTTCTTAATCTTATTCTATTTGTATATAAATCAGGTAGATTTTCAAATATATTTTCCACTTTTCACCTCTTAGTTATTATTTTCTATAAGTATATCTTGTAAGATTTACTTTCTTTATTCGTTTTAAACTCTTTAAAGCCAACAGATTTAAATAATCTCTTTGACCTATTATTATAATCGTAAATTTCAGGTATGGTTATAGACTTATAACCTAACTCCTTAGCTCTATCTAATAATTTTAATATTACTTTTTTACCAATTCCAAGTCCCCAATATTTTTTATCTCCTATAACTATTGGCATATTCTCTTCTGATAAAGTCACATCACCTATAATTTTATATACTCCATCATCCATTATTTCTATAAAATATAATTCTCCTAATTCATCCAATTTACTATACATTCTATATATAGTTTCTAGGTCATATACTTTATCTTGTACTCCTTCTGAGTTATACAAAACATCTTTATCTTGATACCATTTTAAGCCAATATCCCAATTTTCTTTTGAAAGTGTAACTAACCTTAATCGTTCATCTATCTGTAAATTTTTTGGTTTTTGATTTATTTTTAACCATTCATTTTTTAGTATATCCATATATACAATATCAGAAAACTTTCCATATTTACTATTAAAATAAGCTTCTCTTATTATCCCTATTTCTTTAAACCCTAATTTTTTGTATAAATTTTGTGCTCTTATATTTTCTTTCATAGTTGTTAATTCAATTTTATTTAAATTTAAATTTTTAAACATAAAATCAATAAAACATCTTAGTGCA is a window from the Paraclostridium sordellii genome containing:
- a CDS encoding HDIG domain-containing metalloprotein: MENNLIFNEISKHLVSDKNPSEYIKRLLSKEKLNTDLENKLFNLSLIEQNKKYHPEGNVLNHVFMVLDEAAQIKDFSSDKLAFMWAALLHDIGKLTTTRVRKGRITSYNHDIEGEKISKQIMDKLTDNENLKYKISKLVKFHMQPLFFDKNLPFLDCENMIKEINYNDVLLLSKADRLGRGNITTEIRQKELENIKKFEAYLKTREGK
- a CDS encoding THUMP domain-containing class I SAM-dependent RNA methyltransferase; protein product: MKNYTLITPCFFGIEKILKNEITNLGYEIIKTEDGRVTYRTDEKGIATSNIWLRTAERVLLKVAEFEAKTFNDLFENTKAINWSKYIPYGGEFPVAKASSIKSKLFSTSDIQAIVKKAVVESLKISYEEDGMLPETKEKYPIQVFIHKDIVTLAIDTSGMALHKRGYREVSTKAPLRETMASAMVQLTPWQPGRILVDPMCGSGTIVIEAAMLGLNMAPGLNREFIAENWTTMDKKIWWDVRKEAFDKMNTDLDFKIYGYDIDKEAVMIARKNAELAGVEDYVEFKVFNAKNFESEEKFGFIITNPPYGERLEDKPTVKKLYKDLGYAFKELKTWSYYMLTSYEDFEDAFNKKANKKRKLYNGRLKTYIYQYIGPKPPKYINNNK
- the larE gene encoding ATP-dependent sacrificial sulfur transferase LarE, producing the protein MDTSKKLDILKDRLKELGSVLVAFSGGVDSTFLLKVAKDTLGESCIAVTIHAMMHSNREIEEAKAYAKVLGIKHIVLKLEEFNIDEFINNDTKRCYYCKKAIFTKMKNIADKNNIDYILDGTNLDDLSDYRPGLKALEELGVQSPLKDSFMTKEDIRKLSKELDVPTFNKPAFACLATRIPYGEAITNEKLRRIEESENYLQDLGFRQYRVRTHNELARIEVEESEIHKFFNNDLLKETHNKLIEIGFKYVTLDLIGYKMGSMNDEIKN
- a CDS encoding arsenate reductase family protein, whose product is MLKFYGYSRUSTVRKAKAWLNENNIQFEEIEIVKNPPSKEELKQMYDTGEYEIKKFFNTSGVKYRELGLKDVVKTASEDELLDILSSDGMLIKRPIAFDGKNLLIGFKEEEWKEKLL
- a CDS encoding GNAT family N-acetyltransferase produces the protein MENIFENLPDLYTNRIRLRKINQNDLEQLFSFLSNDNVTRYMIIDKIQDIKVVEKMINFMIDGYKNNRPTPWAISLKENDEMIGICGFSKCDSQNRKAEVGYILSDKHWRKGIATEALKVVVDFAFNYMNLNKIEARCISKNVASENVMLKANMKLDAILREEKLHKQSYVDLKLYSILKEEYVVSDLYKYKIYFK
- a CDS encoding GNAT family N-acetyltransferase, with translation MIVGKYVVIRPFELGDEIYLHKWWNDENMMGDSGLGFGTLQSLNYLKDKVLKEINNGSLYNDKKCFMICKKQGLKPIGEINYNEYDARNQKSEFGIKICEINEQGKGYGEDALRCFIDFMFKNLNLNKIELTTMKENIRAQNLYKKLGFKEIGIIREAYFNSKYGKFSDIVYMDILKNEWLKINQKPKNLQIDERLRLVTLSKENWDIGLKWYQDKDVLYNSEGVQDKVYDLETIYRMYSKLDELGELYFIEIMDDGVYKIIGDVTLSEENMPIVIGDKKYWGLGIGKKVILKLLDRAKELGYKSITIPEIYDYNNRSKRLFKSVGFKEFKTNKESKSYKIYL